The Lacrimispora xylanolytica genome has a segment encoding these proteins:
- a CDS encoding histidine phosphatase family protein produces the protein MKIYLIRHGQTDWNIAGMIQGSHDIPLNETGRIQARKLAEAMDERPITKIFSSPLIRAAETAQMIAKRQKVELCSIKPLVEVEFGKWEGLTWAEIENQFPEELKRWTMNPQEVSPPGGETLTSIRNRCVEAWKTIREITGGNEDVAIVSHGATLGHFYSFLMSNKPGEDHKIVENASITTISYDPLTEEFHLLERNESSHLK, from the coding sequence ATGAAGATTTATCTCATACGACATGGGCAGACAGATTGGAATATAGCGGGAATGATTCAGGGAAGCCATGACATTCCTTTAAATGAAACCGGACGCATCCAGGCACGGAAACTGGCAGAAGCCATGGATGAAAGGCCAATAACAAAAATTTTTTCAAGCCCTCTCATCCGTGCAGCCGAAACAGCACAGATGATTGCTAAGAGGCAAAAGGTAGAGCTGTGTTCAATAAAACCTCTTGTGGAAGTGGAATTTGGAAAGTGGGAAGGGCTTACATGGGCTGAAATTGAAAACCAGTTTCCAGAGGAATTAAAGCGCTGGACTATGAATCCCCAGGAAGTCTCACCTCCAGGCGGTGAAACGCTTACCTCCATAAGAAACCGTTGTGTCGAGGCATGGAAAACCATAAGAGAGATCACAGGTGGTAATGAGGATGTGGCAATTGTATCTCACGGAGCTACACTGGGCCATTTCTATTCCTTTCTAATGAGCAATAAGCCAGGAGAAGATCATAAAATCGTAGAAAACGCCAGCATTACAACCATCTCGTATGATCCATTGACAGAGGAATTTCATTTGCTGGAACGGAATGAAAGCTCGCATCTTAAATAG
- a CDS encoding sigma-70 domain-containing protein encodes MHDDFYKMYLEEMGDISPCTKEETELLLHDIKEGKDEAKKRLVEGNLKTALSYAKEYDGKGVLLTDLVQEANMALMMAVDQYEGAPVKEEFDHFAATMMKEYLQAAVDEEISAEQTGEELAARVNVLQTVSQALSKDLGREATIEELADKMKMTVDEIHGIMKMAIEAMSLNAENMDLDALSEAEGFDFIEQEDEDYE; translated from the coding sequence ATGCATGATGATTTTTACAAAATGTATTTAGAGGAAATGGGAGACATCAGTCCCTGTACAAAAGAGGAGACTGAGCTTCTTTTACATGATATAAAGGAAGGCAAAGATGAGGCGAAAAAAAGGCTTGTAGAAGGAAATTTAAAAACAGCCCTTTCCTATGCCAAAGAATATGATGGTAAGGGTGTGCTTCTTACGGACCTGGTACAGGAAGCGAACATGGCATTGATGATGGCAGTGGACCAGTATGAGGGAGCTCCAGTTAAGGAAGAATTTGACCATTTTGCAGCAACCATGATGAAAGAATATCTTCAGGCAGCCGTTGATGAGGAAATTTCCGCGGAGCAGACAGGAGAAGAGCTGGCTGCAAGAGTCAATGTACTCCAGACAGTCTCACAAGCTCTTTCTAAGGACCTGGGACGGGAAGCTACCATAGAAGAGCTGGCAGATAAGATGAAGATGACAGTGGATGAAATCCATGGAATCATGAAGATGGCCATAGAGGCCATGAGCCTGAATGCAGAAAATATGGATCTGGATGCTCTATCAGAAGCAGAAGGGTTTGATTTCATCGAACAAGAGGACGAGGACTACGAATGA
- a CDS encoding LysR family transcriptional regulator yields MDINFELYKVFYHVAATLSFSEASKQLFISQSAVSQSIKVLEKKLNQTLFIRSTKKVQLTPEGEILLKHIEPAINLIQKGENQLLEANTLNGGQLRIGASDTICRYYLVPYLNRFHKEFPNVHIKVTNQTSIECAHLLENGQVDFIITNYPNSGLSNAQNVRVINEFSDVFVANEEYFPLKGEEVSLQTLQTYPILMLDRKSTTSEFLHHMFQKEQLDLVPEIELSSNDLLIDLARIGLGIAFVPDFCIPEQDKDLFQVKLTEKLPIRQMIVAYNESIPVSQATRQFMDML; encoded by the coding sequence ATGGATATTAATTTTGAACTTTATAAAGTCTTTTACCATGTAGCTGCCACCTTAAGCTTTTCCGAAGCCTCCAAGCAGCTATTCATCTCCCAGTCAGCAGTCAGCCAGTCCATCAAGGTTCTTGAGAAAAAGCTGAATCAGACTCTTTTTATCCGAAGTACAAAAAAAGTCCAACTTACTCCGGAAGGTGAAATTCTTTTAAAGCATATAGAACCTGCCATCAACCTGATTCAAAAGGGAGAAAACCAGCTATTGGAAGCCAATACCCTAAACGGCGGTCAGCTGCGCATCGGTGCCAGCGATACCATATGCCGTTACTATCTGGTTCCCTATTTAAACCGGTTTCATAAGGAATTTCCAAATGTGCATATCAAGGTAACAAATCAGACATCCATTGAATGCGCTCACCTTTTGGAAAATGGACAGGTGGATTTCATTATTACCAATTATCCAAACTCAGGTCTCTCCAACGCTCAGAATGTTCGTGTCATCAATGAATTTTCCGATGTATTTGTAGCCAATGAAGAGTACTTTCCATTAAAAGGAGAAGAAGTAAGCTTACAAACGCTTCAAACTTATCCTATTTTAATGTTGGACAGAAAGAGTACCACCAGCGAATTTCTCCATCATATGTTTCAAAAGGAGCAGCTGGACCTGGTTCCTGAAATTGAACTTAGCAGTAATGATCTTTTAATTGATCTGGCCCGCATCGGCCTTGGCATTGCCTTTGTTCCTGATTTTTGCATCCCGGAACAAGACAAGGATTTATTCCAGGTAAAGCTCACAGAAAAGCTTCCGATTCGCCAGATGATTGTTGCTTATAATGAAAGTATTCCCGTTTCTCAGGCCACCAGACAATTCATGGATATGCTTTAA
- a CDS encoding GNAT family N-acetyltransferase — protein MKRTLRLRPSKKEDGRYLVSWFDNEYMMRLWCRDRFTFPLTEEQIKEYYEGFEHDLLSWGFTAIDEEGTPVGSFSMLRADYEAERIHMGYIVVDPNLRGKGLGYEMVSLAVRYGVEILGMKKLTLKVFDNNPGAKRCYEKVGFTVESAEEKGFLFQNEMWKVYHMAYVAKNE, from the coding sequence ATGAAGAGGACATTGAGACTTCGCCCAAGTAAAAAAGAAGATGGCAGATACCTGGTTTCATGGTTTGACAATGAGTACATGATGCGGCTTTGGTGCAGGGACCGCTTTACATTTCCTCTGACTGAGGAACAGATAAAGGAGTATTATGAAGGCTTTGAACATGATCTGCTGTCCTGGGGCTTTACCGCCATTGATGAGGAAGGGACACCGGTTGGCAGCTTTTCCATGTTAAGGGCAGACTATGAGGCGGAAAGAATCCATATGGGATATATTGTGGTCGATCCCAATTTAAGGGGAAAGGGGCTAGGCTATGAGATGGTCTCTCTGGCTGTTCGGTATGGCGTAGAGATCCTTGGAATGAAAAAGCTTACCCTTAAGGTATTTGATAATAATCCTGGTGCGAAACGCTGTTACGAAAAGGTGGGATTTACGGTGGAAAGTGCCGAGGAGAAAGGCTTCCTGTTCCAAAATGAGATGTGGAAGGTTTATCATATGGCTTATGTAGCCAAGAATGAATAA
- a CDS encoding ATP-dependent DNA helicase: protein MSENKIIKISVRNLVEYVLRSGDIDNRRTSAAEKMAMQEGSRIHRKIQRRMGTDYRPEVSLKHTVDQDQFQILIEGRADGIIEKPDSVTIDEIKGMYMDLSYLDEPFQVHLAQAMCYGYFYCFDHKLPGAVIQMTYCNLETEEIRRFQVDKTFEELETWFQGLIHEYVKWARYLYIHEIRRDESIGELSFPFPYRSGQKELVVSVYRSILRKRNLFIQAPTGIGKTLSTIYPAIRAMGEGLGDKLFYLTAKTITRSVAEEAFELLREQGLYLNTVTITAKDKLCFLETPECNPDACPYAKGHFDRVGDAVYDILHQESGITREIVLAYAKKHQVCPFEFCLDISSWTDSIICDYNYVFDPNVKLKRYFSEGVSGEYLFLVDEAHNLVPRGREMYSAILYKEDFLLEKKIIKTMDPKLVRLLDRCNKELLEMKRECESFRILEDIRFFVTGILSLFGEMEKFMEVHQDFKDRDLVLDFYFALRDFINIYERLDENYRIYTELLNDGRFMLRLFCVNPSKNLKECLNKGNGTVFFSATLLPVSYYKELLSGDQEEYAVYAHSPFDPGKRLLMVAGDVSSRYTRRNKREYQKVVDYLTAIVSEKKGNYMVFLPSYHFLKEVEEVLWETSLENLGFTFLSQASSMNEEEREEFLQEFSKDRELSFVALCVMGGVFSEGIDLRADQLIGAVIVGTGLPMVCTEQEILKGYFDEKEQNGFDYAYQYPGMNKVMQAAGRVIRTVEDEGIIALLDERFLRPDYQALFPREWDGYYEVRLKNVGNVVKEFWCQRERKGENEYEEDIETSPK, encoded by the coding sequence ATGTCAGAGAATAAAATTATAAAAATATCAGTGAGAAATCTGGTCGAGTACGTATTACGGTCCGGTGATATTGATAACCGCAGAACATCGGCAGCTGAAAAGATGGCCATGCAGGAAGGCAGCAGGATTCACAGAAAGATTCAGCGCCGTATGGGAACGGATTACCGGCCTGAGGTATCATTAAAGCATACCGTAGATCAGGATCAGTTTCAGATACTAATTGAAGGCAGGGCTGACGGAATCATAGAAAAGCCAGACAGTGTTACCATAGATGAGATTAAGGGAATGTATATGGATCTATCCTATCTGGACGAGCCATTCCAGGTTCACTTAGCCCAGGCCATGTGCTATGGCTATTTTTACTGCTTTGACCACAAACTTCCCGGTGCTGTCATACAGATGACATACTGCAATCTGGAGACAGAGGAAATACGCCGATTTCAGGTGGATAAGACATTTGAGGAACTGGAGACCTGGTTTCAGGGGCTGATTCACGAATACGTCAAATGGGCCAGATATCTATACATTCATGAGATAAGAAGGGATGAATCCATCGGGGAGCTCTCGTTTCCATTTCCTTACCGCTCCGGTCAAAAGGAGCTGGTGGTCTCTGTGTACCGTAGTATATTAAGAAAAAGAAATTTATTTATACAGGCACCTACCGGGATCGGAAAGACCCTTTCAACCATTTATCCAGCCATAAGAGCCATGGGAGAGGGACTTGGGGACAAGCTGTTTTATCTGACTGCCAAGACCATTACAAGAAGTGTGGCAGAGGAGGCCTTTGAACTCTTGAGAGAGCAGGGGCTCTATCTTAATACGGTAACCATAACTGCAAAAGATAAGCTCTGTTTTTTAGAGACACCGGAATGCAATCCGGATGCATGTCCTTATGCAAAAGGTCATTTTGACCGGGTAGGGGATGCGGTTTATGATATCCTTCATCAGGAGAGCGGAATTACCAGAGAGATTGTTCTGGCTTATGCTAAAAAGCATCAGGTATGTCCCTTTGAATTCTGTCTTGATATCAGCAGCTGGACGGATTCCATAATCTGTGATTACAATTACGTATTTGATCCCAACGTAAAGCTGAAACGGTATTTTTCCGAAGGAGTTTCCGGGGAATACCTGTTTTTGGTGGATGAGGCACACAATCTGGTACCAAGAGGGAGAGAGATGTACAGTGCCATTCTCTATAAGGAAGATTTCCTGCTTGAGAAAAAAATCATTAAAACCATGGACCCAAAGCTTGTAAGGCTTTTAGACCGCTGCAACAAAGAGCTTCTTGAAATGAAACGGGAATGCGAGAGCTTTCGGATTCTGGAAGATATACGGTTTTTTGTTACCGGAATCTTATCTCTGTTTGGGGAGATGGAGAAGTTTATGGAGGTTCATCAGGATTTTAAAGACCGCGATCTGGTCCTGGATTTTTATTTTGCTCTCAGGGACTTTATAAATATCTATGAACGTCTGGATGAGAACTACCGTATTTATACAGAGCTTCTAAATGATGGCCGGTTTATGCTTCGTCTGTTTTGCGTAAATCCTTCTAAAAACTTAAAGGAGTGCTTAAATAAAGGAAATGGAACGGTGTTTTTTTCAGCCACACTGCTTCCCGTTTCCTATTATAAGGAGCTTTTAAGCGGAGACCAGGAAGAATATGCGGTATATGCCCATTCTCCATTTGATCCGGGAAAAAGGCTATTGATGGTTGCAGGAGATGTCAGCAGCCGCTATACAAGAAGAAATAAAAGAGAGTATCAAAAGGTGGTAGATTACTTAACGGCCATTGTTTCAGAAAAAAAGGGAAACTATATGGTGTTTCTGCCTTCCTATCATTTTCTGAAGGAAGTGGAAGAAGTTCTTTGGGAGACTTCTTTGGAGAATCTGGGTTTTACATTTTTATCTCAGGCTTCCAGCATGAATGAAGAGGAAAGGGAAGAGTTTCTTCAGGAATTTTCAAAAGACAGGGAGCTTTCCTTTGTAGCTCTCTGCGTGATGGGAGGAGTTTTTTCAGAAGGAATTGATTTAAGGGCTGACCAGTTAATCGGCGCCGTTATTGTAGGAACCGGCCTGCCCATGGTCTGTACCGAACAGGAAATATTAAAGGGATATTTTGATGAAAAGGAACAAAACGGCTTTGATTATGCCTATCAGTATCCCGGCATGAACAAAGTAATGCAGGCAGCAGGAAGAGTGATTCGGACTGTGGAAGATGAAGGAATCATAGCTCTGTTGGATGAAAGATTTTTAAGACCTGATTATCAGGCTCTTTTTCCAAGGGAGTGGGATGGATATTATGAGGTCCGTCTTAAAAATGTAGGGAATGTAGTAAAAGAATTCTGGTGCCAGCGGGAGAGAAAAGGAGAGAATGAATATGAAGAGGACATTGAGACTTCGCCCAAGTAA
- a CDS encoding HPr family phosphocarrier protein: protein MKQYKIMLPTVAEAKKFVTAAAKCKFDIDVYYNRVTIDAKSILGVLSLDLTQVLTVELHGEDADFEAFLKEKAPEKCSAA from the coding sequence ATGAAACAGTATAAGATCATGCTGCCTACCGTTGCTGAGGCAAAAAAGTTTGTTACCGCTGCTGCAAAATGTAAATTCGACATAGACGTTTATTACAATAGAGTGACCATTGACGCAAAGTCTATATTAGGAGTTTTAAGCCTGGATTTAACGCAGGTGTTGACCGTGGAACTCCATGGGGAAGATGCAGATTTTGAAGCATTTTTAAAGGAGAAAGCTCCGGAGAAGTGTTCCGCAGCATAA
- a CDS encoding DUF6678 family protein — translation MMFYDDLCKNLNPRSGIVQPNTAHDEKESSILFDIVWKGDFHFIVSGWTHFGWYYIVRNKQEISEIHHFAEINSNLFKGMQKMIDEVEGGKYKNKKTLNEKIIAEVEKRNLVSYMNNTKWHKLIEAIKSQMCDIPIQYKTLFEVEVPNTYWTIYGDEHFDYMNMAIIEWFKIACTIKESEYVGRLLDPVTTIIDKEEELLQIFGKYNIPYEYDGDERGFIIYGYK, via the coding sequence ATGATGTTTTACGATGATTTATGCAAGAACTTGAATCCGAGAAGTGGGATTGTTCAGCCCAATACTGCTCATGATGAAAAAGAAAGTTCCATACTTTTTGACATCGTATGGAAAGGGGATTTTCATTTTATTGTTTCGGGATGGACTCATTTTGGATGGTACTATATAGTACGCAATAAACAGGAGATATCGGAAATTCACCATTTTGCAGAGATTAATAGTAATCTTTTTAAAGGCATGCAGAAAATGATAGACGAAGTCGAAGGTGGAAAATATAAAAATAAAAAAACTTTAAACGAAAAAATAATTGCTGAAGTTGAGAAGAGAAATCTTGTTTCCTACATGAATAACACAAAATGGCATAAATTAATAGAAGCAATAAAGTCGCAAATGTGTGATATTCCGATACAATATAAGACACTTTTTGAAGTTGAAGTTCCTAATACCTATTGGACAATATATGGAGATGAACATTTTGATTACATGAATATGGCAATCATCGAGTGGTTCAAAATAGCATGCACAATAAAAGAAAGTGAGTACGTAGGAAGGCTGCTTGATCCAGTAACTACCATCATTGACAAGGAAGAAGAACTACTTCAAATTTTTGGAAAGTATAATATACCTTATGAGTATGATGGGGATGAAAGAGGATTTATTATTTATGGATATAAATAA
- a CDS encoding alpha/beta hydrolase family protein: MIENKRNIPSILTCLDGTEVGDWETWLKKRRSELLNLFRQEEYGFLPDMSEVEIKIRVADSRRSEEIMQGRAIRNTVEVEAIRNGIHFSFTFAAFIPADAKGPVPAFVTVCNRGIKDSDPARHFLSSFYPAETIISRGYACAAFRTQEVSPDYDEGFTTGFSRLFPEYVEGRSDDAWGAITAWAWAASRIMDYFEMEPLIDEKRVALVGHSRGGKTALWGTAQDERFAMAVSSCAGNSGDALSRGAKGEKIGDIVKRFPYWFCKNYQKYVDKEETLPFDQHMLLGLIAPRLVYTSAKTFDSWADPEGQFESCIQASPVYELFGKKGIGQKKRPLPEQPVHEGRIGHHYKTGNHDMDEYDWNCYMDFADLHMKAK; the protein is encoded by the coding sequence ATGATAGAAAACAAAAGAAATATTCCCTCCATATTAACCTGCCTTGACGGGACAGAGGTCGGGGATTGGGAAACCTGGCTCAAGAAACGCAGATCTGAGCTTCTTAATCTGTTTCGCCAGGAAGAATACGGATTCCTGCCTGACATGAGCGAGGTTGAAATTAAGATACGGGTGGCGGATTCCAGAAGATCAGAAGAAATCATGCAGGGACGTGCAATCAGAAACACAGTGGAAGTGGAAGCAATCAGAAACGGCATTCATTTTAGCTTTACATTTGCAGCATTTATTCCAGCAGATGCAAAGGGCCCGGTGCCTGCTTTTGTTACTGTCTGCAATAGAGGAATCAAAGACAGCGATCCGGCCAGACATTTTCTAAGCTCCTTTTATCCGGCAGAAACGATTATTTCCAGAGGATACGCCTGTGCAGCATTCCGTACCCAGGAGGTATCACCGGACTATGATGAGGGCTTTACCACAGGCTTTTCCAGGCTGTTCCCGGAATATGTGGAAGGAAGATCAGACGATGCCTGGGGAGCTATAACTGCCTGGGCCTGGGCGGCTAGCCGTATTATGGACTATTTTGAGATGGAACCTTTGATTGATGAGAAACGGGTAGCTTTGGTTGGGCACTCCAGAGGCGGAAAGACAGCCCTTTGGGGGACGGCTCAGGATGAACGCTTCGCCATGGCAGTAAGCAGCTGTGCCGGAAACAGCGGAGATGCCTTATCAAGAGGAGCAAAGGGTGAAAAAATCGGAGATATTGTCAAACGATTCCCCTATTGGTTCTGTAAGAACTATCAGAAATATGTAGATAAAGAAGAAACCCTTCCGTTTGACCAGCATATGCTTCTTGGTCTCATTGCACCAAGGTTAGTCTACACCTCAGCGAAGACCTTTGACAGCTGGGCTGACCCGGAAGGGCAGTTTGAATCCTGTATACAGGCTAGTCCGGTTTATGAGCTTTTTGGAAAGAAGGGAATCGGGCAGAAGAAACGGCCCTTGCCGGAACAGCCTGTACACGAAGGAAGGATCGGACACCATTATAAGACAGGAAATCACGATATGGATGAGTATGACTGGAATTGTTACATGGATTTTGCTGACCTCCATATGAAGGCGAAGTAA
- a CDS encoding response regulator transcription factor: MYSVVIVDDNKIAVTAIARSTHWENFQCEVTGVAYDGIAGLELIHKECPDIVIIDIQMPGFNGLDIIEKLNQQKQDTQFIIISGYSHFEYAQKAIRYGVSDFLLKPIMTDELEQALKKAVDTLSRNKEREEEEETDSLEGKVQSIRSNREEYSKLVFNAIDYVERNIQRNISLSDICEELLISTSYFSKCFKKETGVGFSNYVTMVKMINAKILLKNPQNRVNEVSRMLGYSDYSYFFQVFKKCFGFAPSDIKQYSK; the protein is encoded by the coding sequence ATGTATTCAGTAGTAATCGTAGATGACAATAAGATAGCAGTGACAGCAATTGCGCGTTCTACTCACTGGGAAAACTTCCAATGTGAAGTTACCGGAGTGGCATACGATGGAATTGCCGGCCTGGAACTGATTCACAAAGAATGTCCGGATATCGTGATCATTGATATCCAGATGCCGGGATTTAACGGCCTTGATATTATTGAAAAATTAAATCAGCAAAAGCAGGATACCCAGTTCATCATAATTTCCGGTTACAGCCATTTTGAGTATGCTCAAAAGGCCATCCGGTATGGTGTCAGTGATTTTCTCTTAAAACCGATTATGACAGATGAACTGGAGCAGGCTTTAAAGAAGGCGGTAGACACGCTTTCCAGAAATAAAGAAAGAGAAGAAGAGGAGGAGACGGATTCCTTGGAAGGTAAAGTACAATCTATTCGTTCTAACAGAGAGGAATACTCCAAACTGGTTTTTAATGCAATCGATTATGTGGAAAGGAACATTCAGCGCAATATTTCATTATCAGACATCTGCGAAGAATTGTTGATATCTACATCTTACTTCAGCAAGTGCTTTAAAAAAGAAACCGGCGTAGGGTTCTCCAATTATGTTACTATGGTAAAAATGATCAATGCCAAAATACTGCTTAAAAATCCACAGAACAGAGTTAACGAAGTATCACGTATGCTGGGCTACAGTGATTACTCTTACTTCTTTCAGGTATTTAAGAAATGTTTTGGTTTTGCACCAAGCGATATTAAGCAATACAGCAAATAA
- a CDS encoding sensor histidine kinase, with product MRPADKKIHFRKTLYFKMIAVTMLLGVTFLGALVCIYKVSSNWFKTELTNQSDTLTEQICRNIDISLKELVEDTIPLSATNERFGPLLYQMVGSEKTEVPFLTQRIRKQLEEMLSANYDINWVAIVDPANNIHMVYRDSRIREERPKDEDVRNLYFKNLGNLADQPGNTVWTSSPNENGIILMRYLFDQGSMKFCGCVIAEVQNGSLKEIFSNIDSNRIGNFTLYDRNEALLFSTNEGTSQENQKKNNKHDYLYAEYFINRSRLRISHEVDLTEKYRTFSDLLYFISAVGLLLFVLIIIFLWLMFGNMARNLEILLRNISQISKGKFDMEATSFSSGDQMDVLSDHIHEMAGRIETLMAEVVKAKEIQQQNEYMLLEFKYHELQAQVNPHFLFNVLQSINGIAQINGDEEVSRLICYLSKFFRGNINRTQPTCSVSMEIEYAENYLELYSNIYPDRLNIQWDVDESLLDIMIPSCILQPIIENSLVHGMEPKIGICTIRISVYQEKDRLIIKIWDDGEGIPPDKLLTTIHADGERKRIGIKNVHDRIQLMYGPEYGVYIESEYLHYTEVRLEFPLP from the coding sequence ATGAGACCCGCCGATAAAAAAATTCATTTCAGAAAAACTCTGTATTTTAAAATGATCGCGGTCACCATGCTGTTAGGCGTGACATTTCTGGGAGCCCTGGTCTGCATTTATAAGGTCAGCAGCAACTGGTTTAAGACAGAGCTGACCAATCAGTCGGATACCTTAACCGAGCAGATATGCCGAAACATTGATATATCGTTAAAGGAATTGGTGGAGGATACCATCCCATTGTCAGCCACAAACGAACGGTTTGGTCCGCTTTTATATCAGATGGTTGGTTCTGAAAAGACGGAGGTTCCATTTCTCACCCAGAGGATCCGAAAGCAATTAGAAGAAATGCTCAGCGCCAATTATGACATTAACTGGGTCGCCATCGTAGATCCTGCTAACAACATTCATATGGTTTACCGGGATTCCAGAATTCGGGAAGAAAGACCAAAAGATGAGGACGTGAGAAATCTTTATTTTAAGAATCTGGGAAATCTGGCTGACCAGCCCGGAAATACGGTATGGACAAGCAGTCCCAATGAGAACGGAATCATTCTCATGCGGTATTTGTTTGATCAGGGTAGTATGAAATTCTGCGGCTGTGTCATTGCAGAGGTACAGAATGGTTCCTTGAAAGAAATATTTTCTAACATAGACAGCAATCGAATAGGGAACTTCACATTATATGATAGAAACGAAGCCCTTCTATTCTCTACCAATGAAGGCACCAGTCAGGAAAACCAGAAAAAGAATAACAAGCATGACTACCTGTATGCAGAGTACTTTATTAACAGGAGCCGGCTGCGGATCTCTCATGAGGTTGATTTGACGGAAAAATACAGAACATTTTCTGATCTTCTTTACTTTATATCTGCAGTGGGACTTCTTTTATTTGTTCTTATTATAATATTTCTCTGGCTCATGTTTGGAAATATGGCAAGGAATCTGGAGATACTGCTCCGTAACATCAGTCAGATATCAAAGGGAAAATTTGATATGGAAGCCACCTCTTTTTCCAGCGGTGACCAAATGGATGTTCTCTCGGATCATATTCATGAAATGGCGGGCAGAATCGAAACTCTCATGGCAGAGGTGGTTAAAGCAAAGGAAATTCAGCAGCAGAATGAATACATGCTGTTGGAATTCAAATACCATGAACTCCAGGCTCAGGTCAATCCGCATTTCCTGTTCAATGTCCTCCAATCCATCAATGGCATTGCTCAAATCAATGGAGATGAAGAGGTCAGCCGGTTGATTTGTTATTTATCCAAATTTTTCAGGGGTAACATTAACCGCACACAGCCTACCTGCAGCGTAAGCATGGAAATTGAATACGCAGAAAATTATCTGGAGCTTTACAGCAATATTTATCCTGACAGGCTGAATATTCAGTGGGATGTGGATGAAAGTCTGCTGGATATTATGATACCAAGCTGTATTTTACAGCCTATCATTGAAAACTCTCTGGTTCATGGCATGGAACCGAAGATAGGTATTTGTACCATTCGCATTTCTGTTTATCAGGAAAAGGATCGTCTGATCATAAAAATATGGGATGATGGAGAGGGCATACCGCCTGATAAGCTCTTAACCACCATTCATGCGGACGGAGAAAGAAAGCGGATTGGTATTAAAAATGTTCATGACCGGATCCAGCTTATGTATGGTCCGGAGTACGGCGTGTATATAGAATCGGAATATCTTCATTACACAGAGGTAAGGCTTGAATTTCCTCTGCCCTGA
- a CDS encoding carbohydrate ABC transporter permease, with the protein MNRTLKKSLTLIIKIAITLLVVSPFYIAIIYSVKSKPEMVANRLAFPKIIHWDNFTRAIETSNFGLALKNSLVTTVVSVVLITLFCTMAAYIIARKNNKFYNGIYYLFIGAMIIPFQSIMTPLYIDMTKWKLLNTLHGFIMAKVGFQIAFTVLLVSGFVKSIPKELEEAASIDGAGIYSTFFRIVFPLMKPIILTSVILNSLNVWNDFQMSLTLLQQKQVRNIPLTQYFFFGENSIELGLAFALFILSIIPILLLYLMLQKYIIGGITSGAVKG; encoded by the coding sequence ATGAACCGGACATTAAAGAAAAGCTTGACTCTTATTATAAAAATTGCAATCACTCTTTTGGTTGTCAGTCCCTTTTACATTGCAATTATTTATTCCGTCAAATCAAAACCAGAGATGGTTGCCAATCGCCTGGCATTCCCCAAAATCATTCACTGGGATAACTTTACACGGGCCATAGAAACCTCCAATTTCGGCCTGGCTCTTAAGAACAGCCTTGTGACCACAGTCGTATCGGTTGTGCTTATTACCCTGTTCTGTACCATGGCAGCTTATATCATTGCCAGAAAAAACAACAAGTTCTATAACGGAATCTATTATCTGTTTATAGGAGCTATGATTATTCCATTTCAGTCGATCATGACCCCACTCTATATCGATATGACAAAATGGAAGCTGTTAAATACCCTTCATGGGTTTATCATGGCAAAGGTCGGTTTTCAAATTGCATTTACCGTACTTTTAGTATCAGGTTTTGTTAAAAGCATCCCCAAGGAACTGGAAGAGGCGGCTTCCATAGATGGAGCCGGCATCTATTCCACATTTTTCCGCATTGTATTTCCGCTGATGAAGCCAATCATACTGACATCTGTTATTTTAAATTCACTGAATGTATGGAATGATTTCCAGATGTCTTTAACACTGCTTCAGCAAAAACAGGTCCGGAACATCCCACTGACCCAGTATTTCTTCTTTGGAGAGAACAGCATAGAGCTGGGTCTTGCCTTTGCATTATTCATTCTCTCCATCATACCTATCTTACTTCTTTACCTTATGCTTCAGAAGTACATTATCGGAGGAATTACCTCCGGTGCGGTTAAGGGCTGA